ACCGAGGGGCAGGGGGACCGAGGGGCGCGGGGACCGAGGGGCAGGGGGACGGAGGGGCAGGGGACGGAGGGGCGCGGGGACCGAGGGGCAGGGGGACggaggggcagggggagctggGACCGAGGGGCGCGGGGACCGAGGGGCAGGGGGACGGAGGGGCGCGGGGACCGAGGGGCGCGGGGGACCGAGGGGCAGGGGGACCGAGGGGCGCGGGGACCGAGGGGCGCGGGGACCGAGGGGCGCGGGGACGGAGGGGCAGGGGGACGGAGGGGCAGGGGGACCGAGGGGCAGGGGGACGGAGGGGCGCGGGGACCGAGAGGCAGGGGGACGGAGGGGCGCGGGGACCGAGGGGCAGGGGGACGGAGGGGCGCGGGGACCGAGGGGCAGGGGGACGGAGGGGCGCGGGGGACCGAGGGGCAGGGGGACGGAGGGGCGGGGGGACCGAGGGGCAGGGGGACGGAGGGGCGCGGGGTCTGAGGGGCGGGGGGAGCTGGGACGGAGGGGCGGGGGGACCGAGGGGCGCTGGGACCGAGGGGCGCCGGGACCGAGGGGCGCGGGGACCGAGGGGCGGGGGGACGGAGGGGCGGGGGGACGGAGGGGCGGGGGGACCGAGGGGCGCGGGGACCGAGGGGCGGGGGGACCGAGGGGCGGGGGGACCGAGGGGCGGGGGGACCGAGGGGCAGGGGGACCGAGGGGCGCGGGGACCGAGGGGCAGGGGGACGGAGGGGCGCGGGGACGGAGGGGCGCGGGGGCAGGGGGACGGAGGGGCGCGGGGACCGAGGGGCGCGGGGACGGAGGGGCGCGGGGACGGAGGGGCAGGGGGACGGAGGGGCGCGGGGACGGAGGGGCGCGGGGACGGAGGGGCAGGGGGACGGAGGGGCGCGGGGACCGAGGGGCAGGGGGACGGAGGGGCAGGGGGACGGAGGGGCAGGGGAACGGAGGGGCGCGGGGACCGAGGGGCGCGGGGACCGAGGGGCGCGGGGACCGAGGGGCGCGGGGACCGAGGGGCGCGGGGACCGAGGGGCGCGGGGACCGAGGGGCAGGGGGACggaggggcagggggagctggGACCGAGGGGCAGGGGGACCGAGGGGCGCGGGGACCGAGGGGCGCGGGGACCGAGGGGGCGCGGGGACCGAGGGGCAGGGGGACGGAGGGGCGCGGGGTCTGAGGGGCGCGGGGACCGAGGGGCGCGGGGTCTGAGGGGCGCGGGGACCGAGGGGCGGGGGGACCGAGGGGCAGGGGGACGGAGGGGGCGCGGGGACCGAGGGGCAGGGGGACCGAGGGGCGCGGGGTCTGAGGGGCGGGGGGAGCTGGGACGGAGGGGCGGGGGGACCGAGGGGCGCTGGGACCGAGGGGCGCCGGGACCGAGGGGCGCGGGGATGGAGGGGCGCGGGGACTGAGGGGCGGGGGGAGCTGGGACGGAGGGGCGCGGGGACCGAGGGGGCGCGGGGACTGAGGGGCGGGGGGAAGCGGGGACCGAGGGGCGCGGGGACAGAGGGGCGGGGGGAAGCAGGGGCGCGGGGACCAAGGGGAAGCGGGGAGGATGGGACGCGGGGATTGTTAGTGCTATTCAGTGTTGCGTTTATTAATGCCCTCTCATTCTGTCTAGCCGGTGactctgtctaactctctctcgctctgtagatATTCTGTGTACACGGCGGCCTTTCACCCTCCATTCAGACCCTGGACCAGATTCGAACGATAGATCGTAAACAGGAGGTCCCTCATGATGGGCCCATGTGTGATCTCCTGTGGTCTGATCCTGAAGGTAAATCCAgaagttctgagtgagtgacaggaaTGGCCGGGTTCATCTCCCCCACGGACAGCGACTCTCCCCCCACGGGCAGCGTCTCTCCCCCCACGGGCAGCGACTCTCCCCCCACGGGCAGCGACTCTCCCCCCACGGGCAGCGACTCTCCCCCCACGGGCAGCGACTCTCCCCCCACGGGCAGCGACTCTCCCCCCCACGGGCAGCGACTCTCCCCCCACGGGCAGCGACTCTCCCCCCACGGGCAGCGACTCTCCCCCCACGGGCAGCGACTCTCCCCCCACGGGCAGCGACTCTCCCCCCACGGGCAGCGACTCTCCCCCCACGGGCAGCGACTCTCCCCCCACGGGCAGCGACTCTCCCCCCACGGGCAGCGACTCTCCCCCCACGGGCAGCAACTCTCCCCCACGGGCAGCGACTCTCCCCGGGTTCATCTCCCCCACGGGCAGCGACTCTCCCCGGGTTCATCTCCCCCACGGGCAGCGACTCTCCCCCCACGGGCAGCGACTCTCCCCCCACGGGCAGCGACTCTCCCCGGGTTCATCTCCCCCACGGACAGCGACTCTCCCCCCACGGGCAGCGACTCTTCCCCCCACGGGCAGCGACTCTCCCCGGGTTCATCTCCCCCACGGGCAGCGACTCTCCCCCCACGGGCAGCGACTCTCCCCGGGTTCATTTCCCCCACGGGCAGCGACTCTCCCCCACGGACAGCGACTCTCCCCCACGGACAGCGACTCTCCCCCACGGACAGCGACTCTCCCCCACGGGCAGCGACTCTCCCCCACGGACAGCGACTCTCCCCCACGGGCAGCGACTCTCCCCCACGGACAGCGACTCTCCCCCACGGACAGCGACTCTCCCCCACGGACAGCGACTCTCCCCCACGGACAGCGACTCTCCCCCACGGGCAGCGACTCTCCCCCACGGACAGCGACTCTCCCCCACGGACAGCGACTCTCCCCGGGTTTATCTTCCCCCAGCACCGACTCTCCTCGGGTACATCACCCCCGGACAATGAGTCTCCCCAGCATAcaggtcccccccccacccatgggtcactctccctggggtactggtccaccccccccccacaggcaccgACTCTTACTATACCTAACGTTATCCGTCTTGCTGTTTCAGACACCACAGGGTGGGGTGTGAGCCCCCGGGGGGCAGGATACCTGTTTGGCAGCGATGTCGTTACTCAGTTCAACGCTGCCAATGACATCGACATGATCTGCCGGGCACACCAGCTGGTGATGGAGGGCTACAAGTGGCACTTTAACGAGACAGTGCTCACCGTGTGGTCAGCACCTAACTACTGCTACAGGTACGTGCAGGTACCGCGCACTGGGCTATCTTCATCTTCATTTCCCTCTATAAGCTCCAAGGAGCGCTGTGTACATTtctagtctggttagaccacactgggagcgctttgtacagttctggtctggttagaccacactgggagcactgtgtacagttctggtctggttagaccacactgggagcactgtgtacagttctggtccggttagaccacactgggagcactgtgtacagttctggtctggttagaccacactgggagcgctgtgtacagttctggtctggttagaccacactgggaacgctgtgtatagttctggtctggttagaccacactgggagcactgtgtacagttctggtccggttagaccacactgagagcactgtgtacagttctggtctggttagaccacactgggagcactgtgtacagttctggtctggttagaccacactgggagcactgtgtacagttctggtccggttagaccacactgggagcactgtgtacagttctgatctggttagaccacactgggagctctgtgtacagttctggtctggttagaccacactgggaacgCTGTGTATAGTTCCGgtatggttagaccacactgggaacactgtgtacagttctggtccggttagaccatactgagagcgctgtgtacagttctggtccggttagaccacactgggagcactgtgtacagttcaggtccggttagaccacactgggagcacggtgtccagttctggtctggttagaccacactgggagcactgtgtacaattctggtctggttagaccacactgggagcactgtgtacagttctggtctggtaaggccacactgggagcactgtgtacagttctggtctggttagaccacactgggagcactgtgtacagttctggtctggttagaccacactgggagcactgtgtacagttctggtctggttagaccacactgggagcacggtgtacagttctggtctggttagaccacactgggagcactgtgtacagttctggtctggttagaccacactgggagcactgtgtacagttctggtccggttagaccacactgggagcactgtgtacagttctggtctggttagaccacactgggagcgctgtgtacagttctggtctggttagaccacactgggaacgctgtgtatagttctggtctggttagaccacactgggagcactgtgtacagttctggtccggttagaccacactgagagcactgtgtacagttctggtctggttagaccacactgggagcactgtgtacagttctggtctggttagaccacactgggagcactgtgtacagttctggtccggttagaccacactgggagcactgtgtacagttctggtctggttagaccacactgggagctctgtgtacagttctggtctggttagaccacactgggaacgCTGTGTATAGTtccggtctggttagaccacactgggaacactgtgtacagttctggtccggttagaccatactgagagcgctgtgtacagttctggtccggttagaccacactgggagcactgtgtacagttcaggtccggttagaccacactgggagcacggtgtccagttctggtctggttagaccacactgggagcactgtgtacaattcgggtctggttagaccacactgggagcactgtgtacagttctggtctggtaaggccacactgggagcactgtgtacagttctggtctggttagaccacactgggagcactgtgtacagttctggtctggttagaccacactgggagcactgtgtacagttctggtctggttagaccacactgggagcacggtgtacagttctggtctggttagaccacactgggagcactgtgtacagttctggtctggttagaccacactgggagcagtgtacagttctggtctggttagaccacactgggagcactgtgtacagttctggtctggttagaccacactgggagcactgtgtacagttctggtctggttagaccacactgggagcactgtgtacagttctggtctggttagaccacactgggagcactatgtacagttctggtctggttagaccacactgggagcactgtgtacagttctggtctggttagaccacactgggagcagtgtacagttctggtctggttagaccacactgggagcactgtgtacagttctggtctggttagaccacactgggagcactgtgtacagttctggtctggttagaccacactgggagcactgtgtacagttctggtatggttaaaccacactgggagcactgtgtacagttctggtccggttagaccacactgggagcactgtgtgcagttctggtctggttagaccacactgggagcactgtgtacagttctggtctggttagaccacattgggagcactgtgtacagttctggtctggttagaccacactgggagcactgtgtacagttctagtctggttagaccacactgggagcactgtgtacagttctggtctggttagaccacactgggagcactgtgtacagttctggtctggttagaccacactgggagcactgtgtacagttctggtccggttagaccacactgggagcactgtgtacagttcaggtctggttagaccacactgggagcactgtgtacagttctggtctggttagaccacactgggagctctgtgtacagttctggtctggttagaccacactgggagcactgtgtacagttctggtctggttagaccacactgggagcactgtgtacagttctggtctggttagaccacactgagagctctctgtatagttctggtctggttagaccacactgggagcgctgtgtacagttctggtctggtgagaccacactgggagcactgtgtacagttctggtctggttagaccacactgggagcactgtgtacagttctggtctggttagaccacactgggagcactgtgtacagttctggtctggttagaccacactgggagcactgtgtacagttctggtctggttagaccacactgggagcacggtgtacagttctggtctggttagaccacactgggagcactgtgtacagtgctggtctggttagaccacactgggagcagtgtacagttctggtccggttagaccacactgggagcactgtgtacagttctggtctggttagaccacactgggagcactgtgtacagttctggtctggttagaccacactgggagcactgtgtacagttctggtctggttagaccacactgggagcactgtgtacagttctggtctggttagaccacactgggagcagtgtacagttctggtctggttagaccacactgggagcactgtgtacagttctggtctggttagaccacactgggagcactgtgtacagttctggtctggttagaccacactgggagcactgtgtacagttctggtctggttagaccacactgggagcactgtgtacagttctggtatggttaaaccacactgggagcactgtgtacagttctggtccggttagaccacactgggagcactgtgtacagttctggtctggttagaccacactgggagcagtgtacagttctggtctggttagaccacactgggagcactgtgtacagttctggtctggttagaccacactgggagcactgtgtacagttctggtatggttaaaccacactgggagcactgtgtacagttctggtccggttagaccacactgggagcactgtgtgcagttctggtctggttagaccacactgggagcactgtgtacagttctggtctggttagaccacactgggagcactgtgtacagttctggtctggttagaccacactgggagcactgtgtacagttctagtctggttagaccacactgggagcactgtgtacagttctggtctggttagaccacactgggagcactgtgtacagttctggtccggttagaccacactgggagcactgtgtacagttcaggtctggttagaccacactgggagcactgtgtacagttctggtctggttagaccacactgggagcactgtgtacagttctggtccggttagaccacactgggagcgctgtgtacagttctggtctggttagaccacactgagagcactgtgtccagttctcgtctggttagaccacactgggagcactgtgtacagttccggtccggttagaccacactgggagctctgtgtacagttctggtccggttagaccacactgggagcactgtgtgcagttctggtctggttagaccacactgggagcactgtgtacagttctggtctggttagaccacactgagagctctctgtatagttctggtctggttagaccacactgggagcgctgtgtacagttctggtctggtgagaccacactgggagcactgtgtacagttctggtctggttagaccacactgagagctctctgtatagttctggtctggttagaccacactgggagcgctgtgtacagttctggtctggtgagaccacactgggagcactgtgtacagttctggtctggttagaccacactgggagcactgtgtacagttctggtctggttagaccacactgggagcactgtgtacagttctggtctggttagaccacactgggagcactgtgtacagttctggtctggttagaccacactgggagcacggtgtacagttctggtctggttagaccacactgggagcactgtgtacagtgctggtctggttagaccacactgggagcagtgtacagttctggtccggttagaccacactgggagcactgtgtacagttctggtctggttagaccacactgggagcactgtgtacagttctggtctggttagaccacactgggagcactgtgtacagttctggtctggttagaccacactgggagcactgtgtacagttctggtctggttagaccacactgggagcagtgtacagttctggtctggttagaccacactgggagcactgtgtacagttctggtctggttagaccacactgggagcactgtgtacagttctggtctggttagaccacactgggagcactgtgtacagttctggtctggttagaccacactgggagcagtgtacagttctggtctggttagaccacactgggagcactgtgtacagttctggtctggttagaccacactgggagcactgtgtacagttctggtctggttagaccacactgggagcactgtgtacagttctggtctggttagaccacactgggagcagtgtacagttctggtctggttagaccacactgggagcactgtgtacagttctggtctggttagaccacactgggagcagtgtacagttctggtctggttagaccacactgggagcactgtgtacagttctggtctggttagaccacactgggagcactgtgtacagttctggtctggttagaccacactgggagcagtgtacagttctggtctggttagaccacactgggagcactgtgtacagttctggtctggttagaccacactgggagcactgtgtacagttctggtatggttaaaccacactgggagcactgtgtacagttctggtccggttagaccacactgggagcactgtgtgcagttctggtctggttagaccacactgggagcactgtgtacagttctggtctggttagaccacactgggagcactgtgtacagttctggtctggttagaccacactgggagcactatgtacagttctagtctggttagaccacactgggagcactgtgtacagttctggtctggttagaccacactgggagcactgtgtacagttctggtccggttagaccacactgggagcactgtgtacagttcaggtctggttagaccacactgggagcactgtgtacagttctggtctggttagaccatgctgggagcactgtgtacagttctggtccggttagaccacactgggagcgctgtgtacagttctggtctggttagaccacactgagagcactgtgtccagttctcgtctggttagaccacactgggagcactgtgtacagttccggtccgtttagaccacactgggagctctgtgtacagttctggtccggttagaccacactgggagcacagtgtacagttctggtctggttagaccacactgggagcactgtgtacagttctggtccggttagaccacactgggagcactgtgtacagttctggtctggttagaccacactgggagcgctgtgtacagttctggtccggttagaccacactgggagcactgtgtacagttctggtctggttagaccaca
This genomic interval from Scyliorhinus torazame isolate Kashiwa2021f unplaced genomic scaffold, sScyTor2.1 scaffold_1116, whole genome shotgun sequence contains the following:
- the LOC140407029 gene encoding serine/threonine-protein phosphatase 4 catalytic subunit-like, with the translated sequence MGDFVDRGFYSVETFLLLLALKVRYPDRITLIRGNHESRQITQVYGFYDECLRKYGSVTVWRYCTEIFDYLSLSAIIDGKIFCVHGGLSPSIQTLDQIRTIDRKQEVPHDGPMCDLLWSDPEDTTGWGVSPRGAGYLFGSDVVTQFNAANDIDMICRAHQLVMEGYKWHFNETVLTVWSAPNYCYRYVQVPRTGLSSSSFPSISSKERCVHF